A section of the Solea solea chromosome 17, fSolSol10.1, whole genome shotgun sequence genome encodes:
- the LOC131444018 gene encoding trace amine-associated receptor 1-like, producing the protein MDSSAVVGDQPLFNESANVPDVTAVTISYLLCIFGGILSILIMFGNLLVIISIVYFKQLHTPTNFLMLSLAVADLLVGLFILPFSVMLFVSSYQHLHGLLCKVRGTLDVILCSSSIWSLCCISVDRYYAVCQPLRYRTKITVRVVWIMILVSWTIAALNGIVFTLKAPDKGQKNKCAAFQAKTQGTVVASVLFTFGFPAVTMFSIYLKILMVAHKQARSILSMDKSAAAVSKVERKATKTLAIVVGVFLMSWTPYFLSISLHPVTNYTIPLHVLQSFKWLGWSNSMFNPFVYAFFYSWFRSAFKMIITGKIFTDDFSNSKLF; encoded by the coding sequence ATGGATTCTTCAGCTGTTGTTGGAGATCAGCCTCTTTTTAATGAATCAGCAAATGTGCCTGACGTAACTGCAGTGACTATTTCATATCTCTTATGTATTTTTGGTGGCATTTTGTCAATTCTCATAATGTTTGGAAACCTACTTGTAATAATCTCTATAGTTTACTTCAAACAGCTCCACACTCCTACAAACTTCCTGatgctctctctggctgtggctgacCTGCTAGTTGGACTTTTCATCTTGCCTTTCAGTGTCATGCTCTTTGTCAGCTCATATCAGCATCTACATGGTTTACTTTGTAAGGTACGAGGTACTTTAGATGTAATACTGTGCAGTTCTTCCATTTGGAGCTTGTGCTGCATTTCTGTTGACAGATATTATGCAGTGTGTCAGCCTCTGAGATACAGAACTAAAATAACTGTCCGTGTCGTTTGGATCATGATTCTGGTGTCCTGGACTATTGCCGCTCTAAATGGAATTGTTTTCACTCTAAAGGCCCCGGACAAAGGACAGAAAAATAAGTGTGCTGCATTTCAAGCTAAAACACAGGGTACAGTAGTTGCATCGGTTCTGTTTACGTTTGGCTTCCCGGCTGTAACGATGTTTTCAATCTACCTTAAGATTTTGATGGTGGCACATAAACAGGCACGCAGCATCCTAAGCATGGATAAATCTGCTGCAGCTGTCAGTAAAGTAGAGAGAAAGGCGACTAAAACTCTGGCTATTGTGGTGGGGGTTTTTCTCATGAGTTGGACGCCTTACTTTCTGTCCATCAGCCTTCATCCTGTGACTAATTATACAATACCACTTCATGTACTTCAGTCATTTAAGTGGCTTGGATGGTCAAATTCAATGTTCAATCCATTTGTTTATGCTTTCTTTTACAGCTGGTTTCGATCAGCTTTTAAGATGATCATTACAggaaaaatatttacagatgaTTTTTCTAATTCTAAACTCTTTTGA